The proteins below are encoded in one region of Hordeum vulgare subsp. vulgare chromosome 3H, MorexV3_pseudomolecules_assembly, whole genome shotgun sequence:
- the LOC123439257 gene encoding NADPH-dependent aldehyde reductase-like protein, chloroplastic, with protein MATSTITSPPAPAATLPLAGRVAIVTGASRGIGHAIAIHLSSLGASLVLGYASSSQQADALAAELPRAVAVKADVSDEAGVRSLFDAAESAFGGAAHILVACAGMAIGTYPSLANTATADFDSVFAVNTRGAFLCLREAANRLRRGGGGRIVAVSSTLAATLLPGYAAYAASKAAVEAMVRVAAKELGSARVTVNCVAPGPVATELFFEGKSEEAVERFRAGHPMGRLGEVGDIAPAVGFLCTDAAEWVNGQVIRVNGGIA; from the coding sequence ATGGCCACctcgacgatcacatcccctccgGCGCCGGCAGCGACGCTGCCACTGGCCGGGCGCGtggccatcgtcaccggcgcgtcGCGCGGCATCGGCCACGCCATCGCGATCCACCTGTCCTCCCTCGGCGCCAGCCTGGTCCTCGGGTACGCCTCCAGCTCTCAGCAGGCCGACGCGCTGGCCGCTGAGCTCCCGCGTGCCGTGGCGGTGAAGGCCGACGTCTCCGACGAGGCGGGCGTCCGGTCCCTCTTTGACGCGGCAGAGTCGGCTTTCGGCGGCGCGGCGCACATCCTCGTGGCCTGCGCGGGCATGGCCATCGGGACCTACCCGTCCCTCGCCAACACCGCCACCGCGGACTTCGACAGCGTCTTCGCCGTCAACACCCGGGGAGCGTTCCTGTGCCTCCGCGAGGCGGCGAACCGGCTGCGGCGCGGCGGCGGGGGCCGGATCGTGGCCGTGTCCTCGACGCTGGCGGCGACGCTGCTCCCTGGCTACGCGGCGTACGCGGCGTCCAAGGCGGCTGTGGAAGCCATGGTGCGGGTGGCAGCCAAGGAGCTCGGATCCGCGCGGGTGACGGTGAACTGCGTCGCGCCGGGGCCCGTGGCGACGGAGCTCTTCTTCGAGGGGAAGAGcgaggaggcggtggagaggtTCAGGGCCGGGCACCCGATGGGGCGGCTTGGCGAGGTCGGCGACATCGCGCCTGCGGTCGGGTTCCTCTGCACCGACGCGGCTGAATGGGTCAACGGTCAGGTTATTCGGGTTAACGGCGGCATTGCTTAG